A genomic segment from Corythoichthys intestinalis isolate RoL2023-P3 chromosome 2, ASM3026506v1, whole genome shotgun sequence encodes:
- the fam131c gene encoding protein FAM131C, whose protein sequence is MGCCLCKSHKELHFPMTVIQEVHPSTSAKDERAPSNGSAADKSDHYNIGELATSSLLGLVATIKEHITKPTAMAQGRVAHLIEWKGWGGGGEARGGGSGWSGGWARGGGSWGPEEDQQFYSQMTDEIKEARFAAGVAEQFALAEAAMSVWSMNDCFEQPSTSFQGTQRSHLLSCFLLDNRSVSPPQYGQSIHAQTYGDSQLSSLATPNQPPMTGIRQQERNSPGEDKCSAVTAEAAVRHIDSSSLSEDDVFYN, encoded by the exons AGCTCCACTTTCCCATGACGGTGATACAAGAGGTTCATCCTTCAACCTCCGCCAAG GATGAACGTGCTCCATCAAATGGAAGTGCAGCAGATAAAAGCGACCACTACAACATTGGCGAGCTGGCCACTTCTTCTCTGTTAG GTCTGGTGGCTACGATAAAGGAGCACATCACCAAGCCCACAGCCATGGCTCAAGGGCGAGTGGCTCACCTTATTGAGTGGAAGGGCTGGGGAGGTGGTGGCGAGGCCAGGGGAGGAGGAAGTGGGTGGAGTGGAGGTTGGGCTCGAGGAGGCGGAAGCTGGGGGCCTGAGGAAGATCAACAATTTTACTCCCAAATGACAGATGAGATCAAGGAAGCTCGCTTTGCTGCTG GAGTAGCAGAGCAGTTTGCCTTGGCTGAGGCCGCCATGAGTGTTTGGTCGATGAACGACTGCTTCGAACAACCTTCGACCAGCTTCCAAG GGACACAGAGGAGCCACCTGTTGTCTTGTTTCCTGCTGGATAACAGAAGTGTCAGTCCCCCCCAGTACGGGCAAAGCATCCACGCTCAGACATATGGTGACAGCCAGCTCAGCAGCCTGGCCACCCCCAATCAACCACCCATGACCGGCATTAGACAGCAGGAGAGGAATTCTCCCGGCGAGGACAAATGCAGTGCAGTCACTGCAGAGGCTGCTGTGCGACACATAGACAGCAGCTCGCTGTCTGAGGATGATGTGTTTTATAATTAA